One genomic region from Lynx canadensis isolate LIC74 chromosome E1, mLynCan4.pri.v2, whole genome shotgun sequence encodes:
- the SPATA32 gene encoding spermatogenesis-associated protein 32, with protein sequence MDQGELQERQIRVWRGANVGRGAGDLGGESREPRGRTGEGRVNGLRWGTGREADTCLDSRPPPPRPGTVPACSSPALTSFSLPGANGFPCCGKESVDIVETQGTITQHQFQQAQEKEETEPEKELLELKPVQKEDLDLKPKVEPEPEPKPKDPEQQEYRTEFLQPFPQQDISQWSVRSNSSYLSAAEEGRASANRRSIRVQTSKHLFWADKLIQASEHSLQQAVGRQLDKKSTGKATSHQDQPSHLKDATCSKQQLQSPHAQPAPPAADAQQPPDPHPASPSPSPAIGLAELINFASSLAVASSSNMDLPKLEHMIKAPPQKTEAPSTDPAVPLAVDQPEKEELAKEWLEKPLEAGEPQKAWKQEDKSFPHSYLDFNKPGVKRATIEGEVKLLQAPTISPPPQGAVEEPPQEPRRLPPPDPGEEQPCRTQKGRPQQPTALLTQVEPASIRATGAEQASPRAREGKHLAATRLVQSGSGSGSQSRSSCADENLLPMTPRQLAAFQEIFKLFSPSPTGTVDMRSMRAALRHVGIQLSPQEMCEALRQADLDGDGTVSFKDFLGVLTDSYRLAQCLGQARNSRFYDPQGLQTLFLEILFKLMSQGFVPHKLVQEVMSYYTKKQRALRPNPGWKDRWRDHRGSAGAPGGLTFFCQAARLSGLSSNELELSLHRLNKAGARSPYSQIPNLARQTPPENRRQKRAPRPNVRLLKSCQPSSHKLGPNQGSLSAEFVGQPADHVRPSKLAPSPPTLVQKQPSSPSPACLQKSAMKNVYK encoded by the exons ATGGATCAGGGAGAGCTGCAGGAAAGGCAGATTCGGGTGTGGAGGGGAGCAAATGTGGGGCGCGGGGCTGGTGACCTTGGTGGGGAGAGCAGGGAGCCGAGGGGCAGGACGGGAGAGGGGAGGGTGAATGGGCTGagatgggggacagggagggaggcagacacctGCCTGGActccagacccccccccccccgccctgggaCTGTCCCCGCTTGCAGCTCCCCTGCCCTCACTTCCTTCTCCCTGCCAGGTGCCAATGGATTTCCCTGCTGTGGCAAGGAGTCAGTGGACATTGTGGAGACGCA GGGCACCATAACCCAACACCAGTTCCAGCAGGCACAAGAAAAAGAGGAGACTGAG CCGGAGAAAGAATTGCTAGAACTGAAGCCCGTGCAGAAAGAGGACCTGGACCTTAAACCAAAAGTGGAGCCGGAGCCCGAGCCAAAGCCCAAGGACCCTGAGCAGCAGGAGTATAGGACAGAGTTCCTCCAGCCCTTCCCGCAGCAGGACATCAGCCAGTGGAGCGTGAGGTCCAATTCCAGCTACCTGAGTGCTGCCGAGGAGGGCAGGGCGTCCGCCAACCGTCGCTCCATCCGCGTGCAGACCTCCAAGCACCTCTTCTGGGCAGACAAACTCATCCAGGCTTCCGAACACAGCCTGCAGCAGGCGGTCGGCAGGCAGCTGGACAAGAAGAGTACAGGTAAGGCCACCAGCCATCAGGACCAGCCGTCCCACCTCAAGGACGCCACGTGCTCCAAGCAGCAGCTCCAGAGCCCCCACGCCCAGCCAGCTCCTCCGGCCGCAGACGCCCAGCAGCCACCGGATCCCCACCCGGCCTCCCCCAGTCCCTCACCAGCCATTGGCCTGGCAGAGCTGATCAACTTTGCGTCTTCCTTGGCCGTGGCCTCCTCCAGCAATATGGACTTGCCCAAATTGGAGCATATGATCAAAGCTCCACCGCAGAAGACCGAGGCGCCTTCTACAGATCCTGCCGTGCCACTGGCCGTGGACCAGCCGGAGAAGGAAGAGCTCGCTAAGGAATGGCTAGAGAAACCACTTGAAGCAGGGGAGCCACAGAAAGCTTGGAAGCAGGAAGACAAGAGCTTCCCCCACTCTTACCTTGACTTCAACAAGCCGGGGGTCAAGAGGGCCACCATCGAGGGGGAAGTGAAGCTTCTCCAGGCACCGACCATATCCCCTCCGCCTCAAGGAGCCGTGGAAGA gCCTCCACAGGAGCCTCGAAGACTGCCCCCACCAGACCCAGGAGAGGAGCAGCCCTGCAGGACGCAGAAGGGGAGGCCACAGCAGCCCACTGCCCTGCTGACCCAGGTGGAGCCAGCATCCATCAGGGCCACAGGGGCTGAGCAGGCTTCCCCGAGGGCCAGGGAGGGCAAGCACCTTGCAGCTACCCGTTTGGTGCAGTCTGGCTCAGGTTCTGGGTCTCAGAG CAGAAGCAGCTGTGCAGACGAGAACCTGCTACCCATGACACCCCGGCAGCTGGCAG cgtTCCAGGAGATCTTCAAACTGTTCAGCCCCAGCCCGACAGGCACTGTGGACATGCGCAGCATGAGAGCTGCCCTGCGCCACGTGGGTATCCAGCTGAGCCCTCAGGAGATGTGTGAGGCTCTGCGGCAGGCAGACCTGGACG gtGATGGAACTGTAAGCTTCAAAGACTTCCTGGGTGTCCTTACCGACAGCTACCGCCTGGCTCAGTGCTTGG GCCAGGCGAGGAACAGCCGGTTCTATGACCCCCAGGGCCTACAGACCTTGTTCTTAGAGATTCTGTTCAAGCTGATGAGCCAGGGCTTTGTCCCCCACAAGTTGGTGCAGGAAGTGATGAG CTACTACACCAAGAAGCAGCGGGCTCTGCGGCCGAACCCAGGCTGGAAGGACCGGTGGCGTGACCACAGAGGCTCCGCCGGCGCTCCCGGGGGCCTCACCTTCTTCTGCCAGGCCGCGCGCCTCAGCGGCCTCTCCAGCAATGAGCTGGAGCTCTCGCTGCACAGACTAAACAAAGCGG GTGCGCGCAGCCCCTACTCTCAGATCCCTAACTTGGCGAGGCAGACACCGCCAGAAAACAGGAGGCAGAAACGAGCCCCGCGCCCTAACGTCCGACTTCTCAAGTCCTGCCAGCCCAGCAGCCACAAGCTTGGGCCCAACCAAGGGTCTCTCAGCGCCG AGTTCGTGGGCCAGCCAGCAGATCACGTGCGCCCCTCGAAGTTGGCTCCCTCGCCCCCAACTCTAGTGCAGAAGCAGCCCTCCTCCCCTTCGCCAGCCTGTTTGCAGAAATCTGCTATGAAAAACGTGTACAAGTAA